In the genome of Streptomyces sp. Tu 3180, the window CAGAGCGGGCGCCGCCCTCCCGGGCGAGCGGCGCGGGGCGGCCCTCCTCCCGCCCCCTTCAGCATCCCAGGGCCGGGCGGACCCGGCCCGTCGCGCGGTGCTACGTCAGTGACCCTCCGGTGGCGTCCACCCAGCTCCCCGTCACCCATCGGCCCGCGTCCGAGGCCAGGAACGCCACCACGTCCGCGACCTCCGCCGGGGTCCCCACCTTCCCGAGCGCCGATATCTCCTCGGCCCACGCCCAGCCGTCCTCCGTGCCGTGCAGGAACGGGGCCGTGTTGTCGGTGTCGATCAGCCCCGGTGCCACCGAGTTCACCCTGATGCCCCGCCGGCCCAGGATCTTGGACAGGTCCCGGGAGAGGACGTCCAGTGCCCCCTTGGTCATCGCGTACGCCACGTTTCCCGGCATCGCCGCGGTCCGGGCGAGCCCCGAGGAGACGTTGATGATCCGCCCTTCGTCCCGCAGCCGCGTCATGCCGTGCTTGACGATGAAGAAGGGCGCCTTCACGTTCACCGCGAAGAGCGCGTCGTACTCCTCCTCCCGGATCTCCTCGATCGGCCGTGAGGTCCCGATCCCCGCGTTGTTCACCAGCACGTCCAGGCCGTCCGCGTGCCGGTCGAACTCCTCCCACAGCGCCTCGGCGTCCCCGGGGACGCCGAGCACCACGCCGATCGCGAACGCCGAGCCGCCCGCCGCCTCGATCGCGGCGACCGTCTCCTTCGCCGCCGCCTCGTTCCGGCCGTAGTGCACCGCGACCCGTGCTCCGTCGCGCCCCAGCCGCTCGGCGATGCCCCGCCCGATGCCCCTGCTCGCTCCCGTGACGAGTGCCGTCCTGCCCGTGAGCACACCCATGCCGACGCCCTCCTGATTTCCGTAGTGGTCGCTACAGAAAAAAACCGTACGCCGGCCCGCCGACTTTTTCTAGTGCCCGCTATAAAATGCACCCCACGGGGGGACGCGGGCGGACCGCGGGACGGACGGGGCGCAGGCCCCCCGGCGGACGAGGAGGGATCGCGTGGTGAGGGACGAGGACGCCGGGCGGAGCGGGACCGCCCGCACCGGGGCCGGACCCGCGCGCAGACCCCGCGGCCGTCCCCGCTCCTTCGACCGGGAAACCGCGCTGGAGAAGGCGCTCCTCGCCTTCTGGGAGCACGGCTACGAGGCCACGTCGGTCTCCGACCTCACCCGCGTCATGGACATCGGCGCCCCGAGCCTCTACGCGGCCTTCGGCGACAAGCGCTCCCTGTTCGACGAGGTCGTCCGGGTCTACGGCGCGCGGTACGGCTCCTTCACCGACCGTGCCCTCGCCGAGGAGCCCACCGCCCGGGCCGCCGTCGAGCGGATACTGCGGGAGGCCGCCACCGCGTACACCGAACCCGGCCACCCGCACGGCTGCCTCGTCATCCACGCCGCCGCGAACTGCTCGAACCCCGAGGTCGAGCGGTCCCTGCGGGAGCGCCGCACGGCCAACATCGCCGCGTTCGAGCGCCGGATCCGGGACGACGTCGCCGCCGGGGTGCTGCCCGCGGACACCGACGCCGGCGCGCTCGCCCGGTACACCGGGGCGATGATCCAGGGCATGTCGCAGCAGGCGCGGGACGGAGCGAGCCGGGAGGAGCTGGAGTCGCTCGCCGAAATTGCCCTGTCCGTCTGGCCCCGCGCGGGAACCCCCACGGGTTAGGCTGCGTGGTGGACGCCTGTGCGTCCGGCGGGGCGGCGCGACGATCCACGACGCGGCACCTCGCGACGTGACATCGACGAACAATGTTCCGCGCATGGACACCGGCAGTGGTCTAGTCCACAATGCACAGCAGACACAAAGCCTGCCTTCCCCGCACAGGAAGGCGGATCGAGGATCCGGAGCTCTCTGCCCTGACTGCCCCGGCTCCTCATCGCTCGGCCGACCGGGACCGCACACCCCGCGGCCGATATTGCTCCGGGCTGCGGTGCCGGGAGGGTTGAGGGTCCCTCCCAGGCGCCGCGGCCCGCGGGTGTTCTCAGGGCCGGTACGGCCCCGGGTACGCTCGCTGACGTGCCCTCCATGAACGAACTCGTACGCCAGCACACCGCCCTCGACGACACCGACCTCGAGTGGCTCCACCTGCTGGTCTCGGAGTGGCAGCTGCTCTCCGACCTCTCCTTCGCCGACCTGGTCCTGTGGGTTCCCACCCGTGACGGCACCCGCTACGTCTCCGTCGCCCAGATGCGGCCGAACACCGGCCCCACCTCGTACCAGGACGACATGGTCGGCCACCTCGTCCCGCGCGGACGCCGGCCGATGCTGGACGCGGCCCTGGACGAGGGCCGGATCGTGCGCGAGGGGGACCCGGAGTGGCGCGAGGAGGTCCCGGTCCGCGTCGAGTCCATCCCCGTCCGGCGCGAAGGCCGCGTCCTCGGGGTGATCGCGCGCAACACCAACCTGCTCACCGTGCGCACCCCGAGCCGGCTGGAGCTCACCTACCTGCAGAGCGCCTCCGACCTCGCGCAGATGATCGCGGCGGGCGCCTTCCCGTTCGCGAACCAGCAGCTCGACATGGACGCCTCGCCCCGCGTCGGCGACGGGCTGATCCGGCTCGACGCCGACGGCATCGTCCAGTACGCCTCCCCGAACGCCCTCTCCGCCTACCACCGGCTGGGCCTGGCCGCCGACCTGGTCGGCCACCACCTCGGCCGGACCACCGCCGAACTGGCCCCTTCCCGCGGCCCGGTGGACGAGGCGCTGGCCAAGGTCGCCAGCGGCTGGGCCCCGCGCGAGTTCGAGATCGAGGCGAACGACGGGGTGATCCAGTTCCGGGCGATCCCGCTCAAGCCGAAGGGGACGCGCATCGGATCACTGGTCCTCCTCCGTGACGTCACCGAACTTCGCCGCCGCGAACGTGAGTTGATCACCAAGGACGCGACCATCCGGGAGATCCACCACCGGGTGAAGAACAACCTCCAGACGGTGGCGGCGCTGCTGCGGCTCCAGGCCCGGCGGATCGGGTCCGAGCGCGGCCGGGAGGCGCTGGAGGAGGCGGTGCGCCGCGTCGGATCCATCGCGATCGTGCACGAGACGCTCTCCCAGAACCTCGACGAGCGCGTGGAGTTCGACGAGATCGCCGACCGCGTCCTGGCGATGGTCGCCGAGATCTCCCCGGGCAAGGTCACCGGCCGGCGCACCGGCCGCTTCGGCATACTCGACGCGGAGGTCGCCACCCCGCTGTCCATGGTGCTGACCGAGGTCCTGCAGAACGCCCTGGAGCACGGCTTCCGCGAGGGCGAGACCGGCACCGTCGAGGTCTCCGCGGTCCGCGGCGGCACCACGAAGGAGGCGCGCCTGCTGGTCACCGTGCAGGACGACGGCGTGGGTCTGCCCGAAGGCTTCGACCCGCACACCGCCGGCAACCTCGGCCTGCAGATCGTGCGGACCCTGGTGGAGGGCGAGCTGGGCGGCACCTTCGACATGGTTCCGGCCCCCGGCCGGGGGACCCGGGTGATCCTCGACGTCCCGGTGCAGTCGGGGAAGTAGCTCAAGTACTCATGCACAGAGGGCGCCTGACGTGATGTCGGGCGCCCTCGGCGTCCCGGAGGGACGGGGACAGCGAAAAGCCCCGGACCGGTGGAGACGGCCGGGGCTCATGCTCATGCGATGGGGTTACCCCCTGCTCGAGCGAAGTCGAGAATTCGGGGGAACTGCGCGCTGCGGCTCGGGGGCGGGAGATGCGTACTCGCTGCACGCGCCGCCAAGCTCAGGCTGTCAGCAGGGGCGGGGTTGTCAGGCGGAGGCCTGACGGGCCCGGTTGCGGGCGGCGCGGCGCTTCATCGCGCGACGCTCGTCCTCGCTGAGACCACCCCAGACGCCGGAGTCCTGACCGGACTCGAGCGCCCACTGCAGGCACTGCTCGATCACCGGGCAGCGACGGCAGACGGCCTTGGCTTCCTCGATCTGCAGCAGCGCAGGACCGGTGTTGCCGATGGGGAAGAAGAGCTCGGGGTCTTCCTCGCGGCAAACGGCGTTGTGACGCCAGTCCATGGCTGCTACCTCTCCTTGGTATTACTGCAGGGTTTGCTTGTGAATGTGAACGCTTTCACGAATCCCCCAACAAGTGAAGGGCCGACCGCCAGGTTCCCTGGCGTGGTCCTTGGATTTGAAGAGGGGTTCCGGTGATCCGTGGAGGCCGGTGTTGCGGGCCGTCCTGATCGCCACGTAGAGACTCGCAAACCTCGGCGGCGGATACAACCCCTTCCGGAAAGTTTTTTTTGATTCTTCGGTGTCGACTAGGTCACAGCCGTACTTCCATGGGGTGGATCCTGGTCTAAACGTTCGAGTGAAAGGACTTTGGCCCTTTCTGCTCACACAATCACACGCAGTGCACGGCGTACGCCTGTGAACGTCACGCTGGTGCGCAGCCCCAGGTGGTCACCGTCCATCTGAAGGGGCAGCGGCACCTTCGAATGCAAGGTGAACTGCGTCAGATCGTGCCGGGAGACGGCGTGCTTGCCCTGGGGGCCGCGCTCCGGGGACGAAGTGAGCAACTGGGTGCCATACCGGGCAACCGCGGCGGTGGACAGCCGGCTCAGACCGAAGATGTCCAGGCCCGTGTCGAACGAGGCCTTAGGTGACGCATAGATCGGGCGATTGCCGAGAAACGTCCACGGCGAGGTGTTCGAGACTATGGAGAGCACCAGATCGGTGACCGGGTCCTCGCCCGGCTGCTCCAGGGTGATCACCCCGTTCCGGCGGTGCGGCTCGCCGAACAGCTGGCGCACGACCTGGCGCACGTACAGCGCGTGGGTGGACTTCCTGCCGCGCTCGCGGTGCTGCTCCACCCGGCCGACCACACCGGCGTCGAAGCCCAGTCCCGCGTTGAAGGTGAACCAGCGGGCCGGCACCGCCTCGTCCTCCGAGCCCGGGGTCCCCGAGGTCAGGCCCAGGCCCACGGTGCGTTCGCGGCCCTCGCGCAGCGCGTCCAGCAGGACGCCGGTGGCCTCCACGGGCTGGTTGGGCAGCCCCAGGGCGCGGGCGAAGACGTTGGTGGAGCCGCCGGGGACCACGGCGAGCCCGGGCAGGTGTTCCGGGTCGGGGCCGGCGTGCAGGAGGCCGTTGACGACCTCGTTGACCGTGCCGTCGCCGCCGAGGGCCACGACCAGGTCGATGTCGTCGCTCTCCGCCGCCTGCCGGCCCAGGTCGCGCCCGTGCCCGCGGTACTCGGTGGTGACCGCCTCCAGCTTCACCTCGCTGGCGAGCGCGTGGATCAGTACGTCGCGCGTGCGCGCACTCGTGGTGGTTGCCGCCGGATTGACCACAAGAAGTGCACGCATGACGTGCAGGGTACCTACTGGGCGGTACCGGGCCCAGACCGAGGTGCGGATCGGGCCGGGGGGCGGTGCGTGAACCTCGACACGGGGCGGATGAGGAGAGGGCTACCCTTCAGGGGTGAGCAGTGAACGGACCCCCACCGCCCCGGACACCACCGGCCCCCGCCCGCGCCGTCTGACGTACGCCGCGGTGCTGGCCGCCCTGGAGGGGCTCGCACTGGTGGTCGGCGGGATCTGGATGCTGGTCCTCGGTGTCACGGGCGAGCCGGACGACCGCCGGCAGGCCGTCACCGGCGGGGTGACGCTGATCGTGCTCGCGCTGCTGCCGCTCGTCGCCGCGCGGGGGCTGCTCGGCCGGCGCGGCTGGAGCCGCGGCCCCGCCGTCATCACGCAGATCATGGCGCTGCCGGTGGCCTACACCCTGCTGAAGGCCGACAGCACGGCCATCCCGGCCGGGATCGTGCTCGCCGTGGTGGCCGTCACCGCGCTCGTCCTGCTGCTCAACCCCGAGACGACCCGGGCCCTCGGCATCCGGGGCCCCGGGAACACCGGGAAGTAGCCAGGGCTCTCGCGTGGACCAGGCCCCGGGCCCGCGGGGTCCGGCCCGGTCCGGACGGAAGACCCCGGCGGCCGCGTCCCCTCACTCCTCCACGAGCAGCTTCTCCCGCAGCTGGGCGAGCGTGCGGGCCAGCAGCCGCGAGACGTGCATCTGCGAGATGCCGACCTCCTGCGCGATCTGCGACTGGGTCATGTTGCCGAAGAAGCGCAGCAGCAGGATCCGCTTCTCGCGCGGCGGGAGGTCCTCCAGCAGCGGCTTGAGCGACTCCCGGTACTCCACGCCCTCCAGCGCCTCGTCCTCGGCGCCGAGGGTGTCGGCGACCGCGGGGGACTCGTCGTCGGTGTCGGGGACGTCCAGGGACAGCGTGGAGTACGCGTTGGCGGACTCCAGGCCCTCCAGGACCTCCTCCTCCGAGATCGACAGCTTCTCGGCCAGCTCGTGGACCGTGGGGGAGCGGCCGTGCAGCTGCGAGAGCTCGGCCGTGGCCGTCGTCAGCGACAGGCGCAGCTCCTGCAGCCGGCGCGGCACGCGCACCGCCCAGCCCTTGTCGCGGAAGTGCCGCTTGATCTCGCCGACGACCGTCGGGGTCGCGTACGTCGAGAACTCCACGCCGCGGTCCGGGTCGAAGCGGTCGACCGACTTGATCAGCCCGATGGTGGCGACCTGGGTGAGGTCGTCCAGCGGCTCGCCGCGGTTGCGGAAGCGGCGGGCGAGGTGCTCGACGAGCGGCAGGTGCATGCGGACCAGCTGATTGCGCAGTTCCGCGTACTCGGGGCTGCCGTCCCGCAGCGAGCGCAGCTCGAGGAACATGGCACGCGCCCCGCTGCGGTCCTGCGCGTCGTGCTGTGCGCCGTGCGCGTTCTGGCCGCCCGGTGTGCTCCTGGCACCCCGGGCACTCGGCGCCCGCGGCGCCTCGTCCTCGGCGTGTCGCTCGTGCTCGCTCATCGTCCCGCCCGTCGCCCTTCCCCGAGCGCTCGCCTCGTCCCCCGCCGCCGGCTTCGCTCGAGCGGGGGCGCCCCCGTGGCCGGGAGCGACCCCGGCCGACCCGCCCGGAGGCCTGCTCCGCACGGCACCGCCGGGCCGCCCGCCGCCCGCGGAGCCGGTCTCCGTGGAGTCGTCCTCCGGATGCGGCCGGGCCTGCTCGGGGATGCCGTCGATGCCGTCCGGCACGCGCCCGGCCGGCAGCTCCCTCGTACCGCGTTCTTCGTCCCGCACCGGCCCGTCCTCGTTCCTCACGCCGGCCCGGGTCCCGCGCCGCGCTGTTTGTAGAGGCTGATCGAAACGGTCTTGTCCTCGTCCACCGCCGAGGAGACCTTGCCCGCGAGCGCGGACAGGACGGTCCAGGCGAAGGTGTCCCGCGAGGGGGCGTGACCGTCCGTGGTCGGCGCCGAGACCGTGACCTCGAGCGAGTCGTCGACGAGCCGGAAGACGCAACTGAGCACCGATCCCGGCACGGCCTGCTGGAGCAGGATCGCGCAGGCCTCGTCGACCGCGATGCGCAGGTCCTCGATCTCGTCGAGGGTGAAGTCCAAACGGGCCGCGAGCCCGGCCGTGGCCGTACGCAGCACCGACAGGTAGGCCCCCGCGGCCGGCAGCCGGACTTCCACGAAGTCCTGGGTCGCGGGCTCGCCTGCGATCTGGGACACCCTCACCTCCAAGGTGGTACAAGCGTTACAGGGCCGGGGTCGCCCCCCGGACAACGCGCTACGTGGTTCAGCGGTGACGCTATCGCGCTCCCGGCGATCCTGTCCCCGGGACCCCGGCGACTGCTGTCACTCATAGTAAAACTATGAATACGCTCCGTGGCTAGGGGTCTGCGGGCCCAAATGGGAAGAGCGCGCGCCGGATTGACGTACCCGGTCGTCAGGCGGTCGAACCGTCCGGCACCGGAGTCCCGTCGGGTCACACGAGTACGTGATCGACGAAGCACCAGCGCCAGTCCTCGCCCGGTTCGTGGGTCCGCATCACGGGGTGACCCGACTCCCTGTGGTGCTCCGCCGCGTGCCGTCCCGGCGAGGAGTCGCAGCAGCCGACGTGGCCGCAGCTCAGGCACAGGCGCAGCTGCACCGGGTCCGTGCCGTCCCGCAGGCACTCCGGGCACGTCTCACTGAGCGGGACGGGTTCCGGGTGCGGGAGCGCGCCGGCATGCGTGCACTGTTTCATGGTGGCCAGATTACGACGGGCGCGCGGAAGACCGCGCAGAAAACGAGAGCGGGCCGGACATGGACGTGATGCCCCTGCTGTTGCTGGTGGCGGGCAGCGCCGCGATCGCCGCGGCCGCCCGGCGCACCTGGGTGCCGGCGCCGCTGCTGCTGGTCGCGGCCGGCCTGGCGGTCAGCTACGTCCCCGGCGTGCCCGAGTACACGCTCGACCCGCACATCGTGCTGCCGCTCGTCCTGCCCCCTCTGCTGCACACGGCGGCCACCGACAGCTCCTACCTGGACCTGCGGGCGCAGGTGCGGCCGGTGGCGCTGCTGTCGGTGGGGTACGTGCTGTTCGCGACCTTCGTCGTCGGCTGGGCCCTGTACCTGATCGTGCCCGGCCTGCCCCTGACCGCGGCCCTGGTGTTCGGCGCCGTGGTGGCCCCGCCGGACGCGGTCGCGGCGACGGCGGTGGCGCGCCGGGTCGGGCTGCCGTCCCGGGTCACCACCATCCTCCAGGGCGAGTCCCTGCTGAACGACGCCACCGCGATCACCGCGTTCCGGGTGGCCGTGGCGGCGGCGGTCGGCGAGGGCGCCACCTGGGCCGGGGGAGTCGGGGAGTTCCTGCTCGCGGCGGTCGGCGGGGTGGCGTTCGGCCTGGTGCTGATGGCCCCCCTGCACTGGCTGCGCACGCACGTGAAGGAGGCGCTGCTGCAGAACACGCTCTCCCTGCTGATCCCGTTCGTCGCCTATGCCGCCGCCGAGCAGGTGCACGCCTCCGGCGTCATCGCCGTCGTGGTCGTCGCCCTCTATCTGGGGCACCGCGCGTGGGAGGTCGACTTCGCCACCCGCCTCCAGGAGGAGGCGGTGTGGAAGATGGTCGCGTTCGTGCTGGAGTCCGCGGTCTTCGCGCTCATCGGACTGCAACTGCCGGTCGTCCTCGGGGGGCTCGGGGAGTACGCGGGCACCGACGCCGCCCTGTACGCGCTCGCGGTCTTCGCGGTGGTCGTCGTCGCGCGGTTCGTGTGGGTGTACCCGGCGATCTGGCTGCCCCCGGTGCTGTCGGCGCGGATCCGGGAGCGCGAGGGGAGACCCGGCTGGAAGAAGCCGTTCGTCATCGCGTGGGCCGGGATGAGGGGCGTGGTCTCGCTGGCCATCGCCTTCTCCATCCCGATCACCGCCGAGGGCGAGGACTTCCCGCAGCGCAACCTGCTGCTCTTCCTGACCTTCACCACCGTCATCGGCACCCTGGTCGTGCAGGGGCTGACCCTGCCCCCGCTGATCCGCGTGCTGAGGTTCCCCGGACGCGACGCGCAGGCCGAGACCCTGGCGGAGGCCAACGCCCAGGCGCAGGCCTCCCGGGCCGCCGAGCGGCGGCTGGACGAGCTCCTGGCCGACGAGCGCAACGCCCTGCCCGCACCGCTCGCCGACCGGCTGCGCACCGTCCTGGAGCGCCGCCGCAACGCCGTCTGGGAGCGGCTCGGCCAGGTCAACCCGGTCACCGGGGAGACGGTGGACGACACCTACCGGCGGCTGTCGCGGAAGATGATCGGCGCGGAGCGCGAGGTGTTCGTCAGGCTGCGCGACGGCCGGTACATCGACGACGAGATGCTGCGGACGCTGCTGCGCCGACTGGACCTGGAGGAGGCGGCGGCGTACCGGGAGGCGAACCAGGACCTCCCGTCCGGAGCGGGCAGGTTCAGGGGAAGGGGCGACCGGTGATCACCGCGGCGACCGTGCTCCCGCGCGGGAAGGCGCCCTCCTCCGCCAGGGCGACAAGGGCGTAGAGCAACTTGGCGACATAGAGACGTTCGACGGGTATGCCGTGCCGGTGCCCGAAGTCCTCGGCGAACGCGTCGAGTTCCTCGGCGGTACGGGCGTAGCCGCCGAAGTGGAAGCGCTCGTCGAGGCTCCAGTCGCCGCGCGGACCACCGAACGCCTCGTTCTGCAGGGCCCGTATCTCCCCGGTCAGGAAGCCGCCCTTCAGCACCGGAACGCCCAGCGCGTGCCCGCCGGCACCGAGTCCGGCGGCCAGGCCGGCGAGCGTGCCGCCGGTGCCGCAGGCCACCGCGACCACGTCGGCCCGGCCGGCCAGCTCCGCACCGAGCGTCCGGCAGCCGCGCACCGCGAGGGAGTTGCTGCCGCCCTCGGGCACGACGTACGCGTCCTCGGCGTCCGCCGCGCGCAGGACGGCCGCGAGGGTCTCCGGCTCGGCCTTGCGGCGGTAGGTCGACCGGTCGACGAAGTGCAGCCGCATGCCGTCGGACACGCACCGGGCCAGCGAGGGGTTGAGCGGGCGGCCGGCGAGTTCCTGGCCGCGCACCACGCCGACCGTGCGCAGGCCGAGCAGTCGGCCGGCGGCGGCCGTGGCCCGCAGGTGGTTGGAGTAGGCGCCGCCGAAGGTGAGCACCGTCCGCCCGGCCGCCGCGGCGAGGTTCGGGGCCAGCTTGCGCCACTTGTTCCCGACCAGCTCGGGGTGGATCAGATCGTCCCGCTTCAGCAGCAGCCGGACCCCGCGCCGGGCGAACCGCTCGTCCGCCACCTCCTGCAGTGGCGAGGGCAGCCGCGGGCGCAGGCCGGTGAGGGGGAGGGAGGCGGGTTCGCCGGAGCCGGTCACGGGGTCATTGTCGCCCGGAGGGGAGGGCGCCGGACCGGTGGACCGGCACGCCGGGAGCGGGCTCCGCCGGTCTCGGGGGAGCGGGCGACGGATCCCGGCGGGTCGTCGCCACCGGCGGCCGCGTGCGCCGTCGCGCCGCCGGGTCATCTCAGGCGGTCACGGATCCGCTCCCTCATCGAACCCATCGTGAATCCGCGCGGGTCCACCTTCCCCGGCTGCCACTCCTTGTGCCCGATCACCGACCGCTCGGTCCAGCCGTGGTGGCGGCACACCGCGGCCGAGGCCCTCTCGATGGCCTCCAGCTGCGCCGCCGGCCAGGGATCCTCGCCGTCGCCCAGGTTCTCGCACTCGAAGCCGTAGAAGTGCCGGTTGCCGTCGGTGTTCTGCTCGTTGTCCGCCGGCAGCCGCGTCTCGGCGATCACCGCGCGCAGCACGTCGTCGTCGCCGAGACCGGCGTGGTTGGCCCGGCCGTAGCCGACGAGGTGGACCCGGCCGTCCTTGGTGATGACGCCGTGGCACAAGGGCCCCGGCAGGTCCGCGTAGCCCTTGCGGCAGAGCTCCACGGTCCGGGCGCTGCCCTTGGTCACCGTGTGGTGGATCATCACGCCGTGGACCGGCCCCCACGGGCCCTTGTGGTTGCGGTTGTGGTCGCGCCAGTCGCCGACCTCGACGACCGTGAGTCCCTCCGCCCTCAGAGCGCGCAGGAACGCGCTCGCGGACATGGGTGGTGCCATGGCCACCCTCCTTCGTGCCGGGCGGCGGCCGCCCGTCGCAACCGCCTCCTACCGGGCCTATACCTGAAAGGAGCGTGTTCAACTACTCGTTCGGATCCCGTACGAGCCGATCCGGACATTCTCCTTCCGGTGGGGCGCCGTCGAGCGGCCCCATGTGTGCCCAGACCAGTCAAGATCCATTCCCGCTCGTTCGGGTAATGGCGCGAGCACTCCGTGTGAGGAACGCTTGATCACGCAGTCCGGCGTCCGGCACAGACGGACGTGGATCACAACCGGGGAGGACAATTCTCTATGTCGGTAGGCGAAGAGGTCGGCGCGGAGCAGGCCAGGCAACAGCAGAGCCTCGGCACGGCGGCCGCGCGGAACCTGGCCACCACGACCAAGTCCGTGCCGCAGATGCAGGAGATCAGCTCGCGCTGGCTGCTGCGCATGCTGCCCTGGGTCGATGTGCAGGGCGGCACCTACCGCGTCAACCGGCGGCTGACGTACGCCGTGGGCGACGGCCGGATGACGTTCGTGAAGACCGGTGACCGCGTCGAGGTCATCCCCGCGGAACTGGGCGAGCTGCCGGCCCTGCGGTCGTACGACGACGAGGAGGTGCTGTCCGAGCTGGCCGCCCGCTGCCGGCAGCGGGAGATCGGGGCGGGCCAGGTGATCGCCTCGTTCGGCAGCCCGGCCGACGAGGTGTACCTGCTGGCGCACGGCAGGGTGGAGAAGGTCGGCACCGGCCCCTACGGCGAGGACGAGTCCCTCGGCGTGCTCGCCGACGGCGCCTACTTCGGCGACCACGCGCTGCTGGACGAGGACGCCATCTGGGAGTACACGGCGCGCACGCTCACCGCCTGCACCGTGCTCACCCTGCCCCGCGAGGCCGTCGTCCAGATCGCCGAACGGTCCGGGACCCTGCGCGAGCAGCTGCGGCGGATCCGCACGGTCCCCGGGCAGCGCACGAACAGGTACGGGGAGAAGGAGATCGACCTCGCGTCCGGTCACACCGGGGAGCCGGACATCCCGCACACCTTCGTCGACTACGAGGCCAGGCCGCGCGAGTACGAGCTCAGCGTCGCCCAGACCGTGCTGCGCATCCACACGCGCGTGGCCGATCTCTACAACCAGCCCATGAACCAGACGGAACAGCAGATCCGGCTGACCGTCGAGGCGCTGAAGGAGCGTCAGGAGCACGAACTCGTCAACAACCGCGACTTCGGCCTGCTCCACAACTGCGAGTACGACCAGCGGATCCAGCCGCACGACGGCGTGCCGAGCCCCGACGACATGGACGAACTGCTCAGCCGGCGGCGCGGCACCCGGCTGCTCCTCGCCCACCCGCGCGCGATCGCCGCGTTCGGCCGCGAGCTCAACAAGCGGGGACTCGTCCCGGAGACCATCGACATGGGCGGCAACCGCATCCCCACCTGGCGGGGCGTGCCGATCTTCCCGTGCAACAAGATCCCGGTGACCGAGGCCCGGACGACCTCCATCATCGCCCTGCGCACCGGTGAGGAGGACCAGGGCGTCATCGGGCTGCGGGCCGCGGGGATCCCCGACGAGATCGAGCCGAGCCTGTCCGTGCGGTTCATGGGCATCAACGAACAAGCCATCATCAAGTACCTGGTCACGGCCTACTACTCGGCCGCGGTCCTGGTACCGGACGCGCTCGGTGTCCTGGAGAACGTCGAGATCGGCCGTTGGCGGTGACCGTCCGCGAGCTCCCGGTGCGCCCGCCGTGTCCCCGCCCGTCCGGGCGGGTAGACCTCGGGGGTACGTGCCCGGCGGCGGCGCAGACGCCGTCCCTCCGTTCCACGAGCCGGTCCCGGGGGTGAGTCGATGACGAAGTCCGTGACGGAGCCGAGAACGGGGTCCGCGGCGGAGCGCCCGGCACCGCGCACGACGGAGCCGGAGCAGCACCCCGGCGAGGGGCACGAGGCGACGGCGTTGCTGGAGCGGGCGCGGGCCGCGGTCCACCCCGTGCTGCGGGCCGCCCTCGACTCGCTGCCCGGCCCGATGCGCCGGATCGCGCTGTACCACTTCGGCTGGGAACACGCGGACGGCACTCCGGCCGAGGGGAGTCCGGGAAAGGCGATCCGCCCCGCCCTGGTGCTCGCCGCGGCCTCCGCCCTGGGCGGGCCCGAGGCCCGGACGGCGGCCGTACGGGCGGCGGCCGCGGTGGAACTGGTCCACAACTTCACGCTGCTGCACGACGACGTGATGGACCGGGACGCCACCCGCCGCCACCGCCCCACGGCGTGGACGCTGTTCGGCGACGCCGACGCGATCCTCGCCGGGGACACCCTCCAGGCGCTCGCCCTGCGGCTGCTCGCCGAGGACACGCACCCGGCGGCCCCGGCCGCCGCGGCCCGGCTCGCGGACTGTGTCGTCGAGCTGTGCGCGGGGCAGCACGCGGACACGGCCATGGAGCGGCGCGGTCCCGGCGAGG includes:
- a CDS encoding SDR family oxidoreductase — translated: MGVLTGRTALVTGASRGIGRGIAERLGRDGARVAVHYGRNEAAAKETVAAIEAAGGSAFAIGVVLGVPGDAEALWEEFDRHADGLDVLVNNAGIGTSRPIEEIREEEYDALFAVNVKAPFFIVKHGMTRLRDEGRIINVSSGLARTAAMPGNVAYAMTKGALDVLSRDLSKILGRRGIRVNSVAPGLIDTDNTAPFLHGTEDGWAWAEEISALGKVGTPAEVADVVAFLASDAGRWVTGSWVDATGGSLT
- a CDS encoding TetR/AcrR family transcriptional regulator; its protein translation is MVRDEDAGRSGTARTGAGPARRPRGRPRSFDRETALEKALLAFWEHGYEATSVSDLTRVMDIGAPSLYAAFGDKRSLFDEVVRVYGARYGSFTDRALAEEPTARAAVERILREAATAYTEPGHPHGCLVIHAAANCSNPEVERSLRERRTANIAAFERRIRDDVAAGVLPADTDAGALARYTGAMIQGMSQQARDGASREELESLAEIALSVWPRAGTPTG
- a CDS encoding PAS domain-containing sensor histidine kinase; translated protein: MNELVRQHTALDDTDLEWLHLLVSEWQLLSDLSFADLVLWVPTRDGTRYVSVAQMRPNTGPTSYQDDMVGHLVPRGRRPMLDAALDEGRIVREGDPEWREEVPVRVESIPVRREGRVLGVIARNTNLLTVRTPSRLELTYLQSASDLAQMIAAGAFPFANQQLDMDASPRVGDGLIRLDADGIVQYASPNALSAYHRLGLAADLVGHHLGRTTAELAPSRGPVDEALAKVASGWAPREFEIEANDGVIQFRAIPLKPKGTRIGSLVLLRDVTELRRRERELITKDATIREIHHRVKNNLQTVAALLRLQARRIGSERGREALEEAVRRVGSIAIVHETLSQNLDERVEFDEIADRVLAMVAEISPGKVTGRRTGRFGILDAEVATPLSMVLTEVLQNALEHGFREGETGTVEVSAVRGGTTKEARLLVTVQDDGVGLPEGFDPHTAGNLGLQIVRTLVEGELGGTFDMVPAPGRGTRVILDVPVQSGK
- a CDS encoding WhiB family transcriptional regulator; its protein translation is MDWRHNAVCREEDPELFFPIGNTGPALLQIEEAKAVCRRCPVIEQCLQWALESGQDSGVWGGLSEDERRAMKRRAARNRARQASA
- a CDS encoding diacylglycerol kinase family protein, coding for MRALLVVNPAATTTSARTRDVLIHALASEVKLEAVTTEYRGHGRDLGRQAAESDDIDLVVALGGDGTVNEVVNGLLHAGPDPEHLPGLAVVPGGSTNVFARALGLPNQPVEATGVLLDALREGRERTVGLGLTSGTPGSEDEAVPARWFTFNAGLGFDAGVVGRVEQHRERGRKSTHALYVRQVVRQLFGEPHRRNGVITLEQPGEDPVTDLVLSIVSNTSPWTFLGNRPIYASPKASFDTGLDIFGLSRLSTAAVARYGTQLLTSSPERGPQGKHAVSRHDLTQFTLHSKVPLPLQMDGDHLGLRTSVTFTGVRRALRVIV
- a CDS encoding RNA polymerase sigma factor SigF, with the translated sequence MRDEERGTRELPAGRVPDGIDGIPEQARPHPEDDSTETGSAGGGRPGGAVRSRPPGGSAGVAPGHGGAPARAKPAAGDEASARGRATGGTMSEHERHAEDEAPRAPSARGARSTPGGQNAHGAQHDAQDRSGARAMFLELRSLRDGSPEYAELRNQLVRMHLPLVEHLARRFRNRGEPLDDLTQVATIGLIKSVDRFDPDRGVEFSTYATPTVVGEIKRHFRDKGWAVRVPRRLQELRLSLTTATAELSQLHGRSPTVHELAEKLSISEEEVLEGLESANAYSTLSLDVPDTDDESPAVADTLGAEDEALEGVEYRESLKPLLEDLPPREKRILLLRFFGNMTQSQIAQEVGISQMHVSRLLARTLAQLREKLLVEE
- a CDS encoding anti-sigma regulatory factor — encoded protein: MSQIAGEPATQDFVEVRLPAAGAYLSVLRTATAGLAARLDFTLDEIEDLRIAVDEACAILLQQAVPGSVLSCVFRLVDDSLEVTVSAPTTDGHAPSRDTFAWTVLSALAGKVSSAVDEDKTVSISLYKQRGAGPGPA